The DNA region GTGGCAGCCAAgggcattttgaaattttgaatatgaataGCATCAGTGTGTGGAAATGCATTCTGTTCTTATAGCATCCAATGGTTGTGCAGGCTTTTCAGCAGTTCACGGGTATTAACACAGTCATGTACTACAGCCCGACAATTGTCCAAATGGCAGGGTTCCATGCTAATGAATTGGCTCTTCTTCTATCCCTTATAGTTGCCGGCATGAATGCAGCCGGAACAATTCTTGGCATTTACCTTATCGACCATGCTGGACGAAAAAAATTAGCTCTTTCTAGTCTGGGAGGAGTAATTGTATCTTTGGTCATCTTGGCCTTTGCATTTTATAAGCAATCATCCACGTCAAATGAGTTGTATGGATGGCTTGCAGTTGTAGGCTTAGCCTTGTATATTGGTTTTTTCTCGCCAGGAATGGGGCCTGTGCCATGGACTCTGAGTTCAGAGATATATCCGGAAGAATATCGAGGTATCTGTGGGGGCATGTCAGCTACTGTGTGTTGGGTCTCAAATTTGATTGTCTCAGAGACCTTTCTTTCAATTGCGGAGGGTATAGGGATTGGTTCAACTTTTCTGATTATTGGTGTCATAGCTGTGGTTGCATTTGTATTTGTGCTTGTTTATGTTCCAGAGACCAAAGGATTGACCTTTGATGAAGTGGAAGTAATATGGAGGGAGAGAGCTTGGGGCAAGAACCCCAACACACAAAACCTTCTTGAGCAGGGAAGTAGTTCCTAATTAATAAAGTGTGAGCTTGTTGGCCTAAATAGATGTATCGTGTGGGTACATTTCACATAAGCATTTTATTATGACTTTATATATCATACTGTTTGATTTGGTTCGCATCTTTCACTTGCCTCATAATATAAGTGAATGGAATGGGAATAGTTGTGTAGTTCCATCGATCGGCACCATCATTAAAATGCTGTAGTTCCATCGTCCATGGTTATTTCAACTCATTTTGTGGAGTTTCACTTTTACAACGTGACTTCTCACTTGCCTTCATGTTTGAGTTTACCTTTAATATTTTGTCAATCATGCGATTCTGTAGTTATTTTATTGTTCAGTTTCAGATTTTATCCCTCTCAAATGAGGATTTTACTTTAGAGAAAAGATGAGGAATTATAACAAttgattgaaaaattatattgagtGGTGACAAGAGtttcaagttttattcttaaatatGCAGTTATATTATatactcaataaaaaaatatttcacataaaaaacattttatatatactttttaattctatttcttttctctctacGTCTTGTTAGTCCAACAAACCATATTTGtcatttgaaatttcaaatatactctcaattcaaatatcaaattttatttgactTATCAATTAGttcaaaaaatttcttttttgactatctcaaactatttttttggGTATTAAACCACTCttatttcatctttatctatatatatttaattgtctaaacaacttaattttttgaatttatgcttttcatttttaaaagaatatcaaaaatgatttattgtaaatttaattataatataatttatatattaaaaaataataattgataaaataattaattaaaaagaaccATTTACCCTGATTATTTTACAAGCTTGTGTGGCTTATAATCGACGAGTTTCAGAGAAGAGAACTGTATTATATTCGTTAATAATATAGATCCATGTGTGGGCAAAACTTGTGATTAAGGAAGATCGGTTCAAGAGAGGCCCTTAATCTCATCCACATAAATTGAATTTTGCTAAGTTTTCGTAATTCAGTTACACTTAAATAGCAACAAATCTTGGTCGCTAATCAATCATTGGTTGTTTTACACTCTATAACTGATCTAGTGTCACTAGACCTCGCTCACTGCTTAATTAAGTAAGATCCGGCTCCATCGTTAAGCatactatttaaataaattaacttagAAAGAGAATGAAAGTCATCCAGTGAACAAGCATATATACAAAAAACTAACCATTACTAGCTAGCCAGTGCTTCTTCTCCAGTGATCGATCGGTGTTCTTAATTGGCCTCTAGTCTAGTGTGTGGTTCACCATTACTAGctcgaagaaaagaaaaggattaaattaatttgcatGCATGCAAAGTTATTGTTTGTTTTGTACGTACATGCATGAGAGATTGAGAGAACTCACTGGCGGTGGCATCTTTGTGAGCTCCATTCCATCAAAATTATAAGTTTCAACCATAAATGAATAGAGGTTTGAACCGGGCAGATTCTTGGGGAACATTGGCCTTTGTAATTGCTGCTTCTTGCTCTTCCCCCTCACCAGAATTTGACACAATTCCAGAACAGTTCATTATTTCTGTAACCAAGTTCCGCaaaaggttttttattttattttttttatgtggaATTATCACGTTTGTTGAATATGTCGCTACGCTCCTATTGGAGTTTCTATtttgtgttgtgttttttttttgtaacattCCATGTATCATGTATGTTATCGGCATAATGTTTTTGTGTCAATTGTCAAAAAAGTAATGTTATACTAACTTATAAAAGAGCCCTCATGATGTATAACCAAACAACAATTGTTTGTTTccataagtaaatatttatattaaatgttttttcataacatttattatattataaatttgctTGAAAAATTTGGGTCCTAAGTTTTCACTGAACATATATACCTGAgatgtttaaaagaaaaagatgtgCATGTTCGTACAACTTGTAACAGAAGTTATCATCCATGATATTTTCTTGTATTATGTTGATAAGTTATATTCTTATTAGCTCAATATGTTGAACAGCAACTTGTAGGATCGATGCAATTTAGTTTATTTGGTTGTTGCGttgtattttcctttttggaTTAACCATATCTGTGAATGTAAAAGAAGAGTAGCAAAGTACCTTTATTGTTATGCTTAtgcataaatgaaaaaaataaaaaaaaaaaaataaaaaaaaaaaaaaatatatatatatatatatatatataaatactgTTGCTCCTTTACGTGGTTGCTTATTTAGATGATTCTGTCTCTATTTTATACATTCAtccttattgttattatttgagTCTACAAAGTATGGAGATAAACAACCTAACCTAACCTAACCAATCtatcttattaaaaacatacttTATTTAGGATTCTATACAACATGAAACAAGATAGTAGTGGAAATTCATGCTTGAAAATGACTCCTAAAGATGAGTTTCATTGTCATTTGAAAAGAGAAAttcttatatatcaataatggAGCTTAGTAGTTTTAAACAGAGTTTTACATGTTGCAGATGGAACCAGGAATTGAAAATTCTGTCAACTCCGTAAATATTGAAGCAATCGAGGTCAGTTATTCTTAGTTGATCTGGTTTAGTTTCAATTTGCTTCCTGGTGATACAAAACAAAGTGAAGGGGTTCTTTGTGTTAATGTTaaatagaaaaacaattatACAGACCATTTATggcttatatatatttcatgtCACAaactgaaattgttttctttaaaagccaaaatatacatgcttgaaaagaaagaaaagttgatagAAGTATGTTGTGTCAAATAGTTCATTAGCAGttgcacttttttttcttcttatggtTGTCGGTTTGACTTCGCAAAGTCTAGCTTGCATGATTAAACGAAATACATATGCCTATGTTATCCACTAAAATATCATAGATAGATTCATTTTgttgaatgaaagaaaaaaggttatagactaaatttgttattttatttatgtatattgtgttctttatttaaaaaaaaaaggtgacaGGAGGAAATGGGCACTACACAGAGCAGTCAGGCACAAGCCATGAGAAGATTAAAGGAGGTTGGAAAACTGCAAATATCTTGCTAGGTATGAAATAAATGATCAGTGTTTAGCAAGTTGGAATGTAAATGCAACATGAAtcatgatattgatattgaatgCAATGCAGCGAATCAAGCACTGGCTACACTAGCTTTCTTTGGAGTTGGAGTGAACTTGGTTCTGTTTCTGACCCGAGTCCTTCACCAAGAAAGTGCTGAGGCTGCTAACAACGTGAGCAAGTGGACCGGAACCGTTTACATATTCTCACTCATAGGAGCCTTCCTCAGTGATTCTTACTGGGGACGATATTTAACATGCACAATCTTTCAGCTCATTTTTGTTGTGGTATTGTATTGTATTGTATTCACCTTACATCTTACTATAACACTTTGCTGGCATTATGAAATTCTGAACATATATGCACAGGGCTTGGGGATGTTGTCTTTCACGTCTTGGCGATTTTTGATCAAACCGGCTGGTTGTGGAAATGAAGAAACTACATGCTTGGAACCATCATCATTGGGTGTTGGCATTTTCTACTTGTCCATATATCTAGTGGCATTTGGATATGGAGGGCACCAACCCACCTTAGCAACCTTTGGTGCAGATCAATTTGATGagaagaatgaaaaacataGGGATGCCAGAGAAACCTTCTTCTGTTACTTTTACTTTGCTCTCAATGTTGGGTCTCTGTTCTCCAACACTGTATTAGTATACTACGAGAATTCAGGAATGTGGACAAGGGGGTTCTTGGTGTCCTTGGCCTCAGCTGTTATTGCCTTAGTTTCATACTTAGCAGgatatcaaaaatataaatatgtaaagGCACATGGGAATCCGGTGATAAGGGTAGTTCAGGTGTTTGTGGCTACTGCTAGAAAGTGGAAGGTTGGTTCAGCCAAGGAAGACCAACTTTATGAGGTTGATGGTCCAGAATCAGCCATAAAAGGGAGTAGAAAGATTCTGCACAGCAATGATTTTAGGTAACAAAAAACACGTGATTATGTAAAACAactatataattttgattaacttGTTTGGTTGCATGGAATTGAACCTTACTACATCCTTGGTTCATTTTTGTTGATGTTGAGCAGATTCATGGACAAGGCAGCAACGATAACGGAGAAAGATGCAGTTCATCTCAAGAATCACTGGCGGCTATGTACTGTGACTCAAGTTGAGGAAGCCAAATGCGTACTGAGAATGCTACCAGTTTGGTTATGTACTATTATTTATTCGGTTGTGTTTACGCAAATGGCTTCTCTTTTTGTCGAGCAAGGGAATGTGATGAACAACGAGATAGGAAAATTTCACTTGCCAGCAGCCAGCATGTCAGTGTTTGATATCTGCAGTGTCCTTTTATGCACTGGAATTTATCGCCAAATCCTTGTTCCTCTGGCAGGAAGATTAAGTGGCAATCCTAGGGGACTAACTGAGCTTCAAAGAATGGGAGTTGGTCTAGTTATTGGAATGTTAGCAATGCTTGCAGCTGGTGTCACAGAGTTTGAAAGGCTCAAACACGTTACACCCAGGGAAAAGGCTAGTTCTTTGAGTATATTTTGGCAAATCCCGCAGTATGTTCTAGTTGGTGCTTCAGAAGTTTTCATGTATGTGGGTCAATTGGAGTTCTTTAATGGGCAAGCCCCAGATGGCATAAAAAGCTTTGGGAGCTCACTTTGCATGGCTTCAATGTCTCTTGGAAACTATGTGAGTAGCATGCTGGTTTACATGGTGATGCGAATCACTGCAAGAGGCGAGAATCCGGGATGGATTCCCAATAACTTGAATGTGGGGCACATGGATAGGTTTTTCTTCCTCGTTGCAGTGCTAAATGCTCTTGACTTTGTACTCTACTTATTATGTGCTCGCTGGTACAAGAGCATCAACCTTGGAGATGGTGACATGGAAAGCCAAGAGGACAAGGAAATGATTGGTAAAGTTTGATTCAGTTGTcttgaattttcattttcttgctaggaatttttttatcttaataattttgataaggCTGTTCAAGGATGATCCTTTTTGGTGACACAAAGCATGCCGGCTCAATTTGAGAGAGAATTGACAAAATATTGGTGGGATGATTGCTTTCTTGATACCAAATTTGGCATTTGGACTTATGCTATTCTGGGTATTAGTGAATATATAGTAGGCATTCTTAGTTGCTATGTAATAGTTCTGAACTTTGAAGCCAGTCTACTCGTGCGAGAGGATCAAACTATAAATTACCACGTCATTTTTTCGAGACCTCCTAACAATTTATCACTCTAACACTAGTCTTTAAGGTGTGAAGCATATCACATTCACAACCTTTTGTGGTTATTCATCctgataaaacattaaaaaatcaatgagatcaatttacattttttctagACAAAAATTTACCATGTTGAAGTATTTGCTTTTTCTAGAACAGTCTATGCCAAGGATTTTCATATATAAGCAGCATAAATTTTCTGACAAGAAAAATTGGACCCCATCAAAATTGGAACTCCTGAAATGAGGAGATGAAGATATGTTTTCTGAATACTACAAATTCTCCCTGGACACAATGGCATGCAGCTGTTTTGCAGTCCATGCTACATCAACAAGTCCATGAAGAAGGGGAGCAATATCTTCTGCCATAGTCTTCAAAACCGTTTTTCATTCTATTAAAACAATTTACAAGGTGTTAAACAGAATCATATAAGTTGTGCATGCTTAGTGCACTTGAATGCTCATATCTATCACCTTTTTGAATATATTTCACACCCTGTCATAATATCACAAGACaacaatgaattttttcttGACAAATTGTAAAAATGGACTAAGAGTTTCTCTCATAAAAACTTGCTTAATATTATCTTCGGTAGATGATTCTCAAACAATTTTAAGCAAAATGCAGTGTAAAACATTGTTTAGTCTTGTTCAAAGGTACTAGAAGaacaattttatgaaatctCATTTCCATtattaagaaagaagaaatagCATTCTAGGAATCTAGATTCACATCTTGGTTGGTTATTGTGAAGGTCTCccatattcaaaacaaaaagaaaagtagCACAGCAAAAAATGGGGAAAGAATGATAATGGGAAGTGTACTTCGTTTTCGCACAAGTTCATATCAAAAATGGAAAGATTTTTAGCaaccaaaaaaaggaaaggaaaaagaagtgCAGAAGATGGTGAACCTGATAT from Glycine soja cultivar W05 chromosome 8, ASM419377v2, whole genome shotgun sequence includes:
- the LOC114424375 gene encoding protein NRT1/ PTR FAMILY 7.1-like, with the translated sequence MLQMEPGIENSVNSVNIEAIEVTGGNGHYTEQSGTSHEKIKGGWKTANILLANQALATLAFFGVGVNLVLFLTRVLHQESAEAANNVSKWTGTVYIFSLIGAFLSDSYWGRYLTCTIFQLIFVVGLGMLSFTSWRFLIKPAGCGNEETTCLEPSSLGVGIFYLSIYLVAFGYGGHQPTLATFGADQFDEKNEKHRDARETFFCYFYFALNVGSLFSNTVLVYYENSGMWTRGFLVSLASAVIALVSYLAGYQKYKYVKAHGNPVIRVVQVFVATARKWKVGSAKEDQLYEVDGPESAIKGSRKILHSNDFRFMDKAATITEKDAVHLKNHWRLCTVTQVEEAKCVLRMLPVWLCTIIYSVVFTQMASLFVEQGNVMNNEIGKFHLPAASMSVFDICSVLLCTGIYRQILVPLAGRLSGNPRGLTELQRMGVGLVIGMLAMLAAGVTEFERLKHVTPREKASSLSIFWQIPQYVLVGASEVFMYVGQLEFFNGQAPDGIKSFGSSLCMASMSLGNYVSSMLVYMVMRITARGENPGWIPNNLNVGHMDRFFFLVAVLNALDFVLYLLCARWYKSINLGDGDMESQEDKEMIGKV